A genomic stretch from Helianthus annuus cultivar XRQ/B chromosome 1, HanXRQr2.0-SUNRISE, whole genome shotgun sequence includes:
- the LOC110870331 gene encoding MLO-like protein 1, whose amino-acid sequence MAGGEGEGTSLEFTPTWVVAAVCTVIVGISLAVERLLHYTGKKLKESGQKPLYEALQKIKEELMLLGFISLLLTVSQSRLVKICVKESIMKHLLPCSLSHKKEASSNKGYEATSHIRHLLAEEATTLGYCASKNKVPLLSLEALHHLHIFIFVLAVVHVAFSVLTVVFGVAKIREWKHWEESITKDNFDHSKVLKHKVTRVKDHDFIKDRFVGMGKRSAIRGWLRSFFKQFYGSVTKSDYVALRLGFIMTHCKANPKFNFHKYMIRALEDDFKKVVGISWYLWLFVVVFLLMNVNGLHVYFWISFIPFFLLLAVGTKLEHIIIQLAQEVAEKHVAIEGELVVHPSDDHFWFRRPKVVLFFIHFILFQNAFEIAFIFWIWVQYGFDSCIMGKVAYIIPRLIIGLFIQVLCSYSTLPLYALVTQMGTHFKKSIFDEHIQAKVVGWALHAKKKTAHSGGTNDSGQDGPATSSSAATSAFKGIQLSQINQNQQS is encoded by the exons ATGGCGGGTGGTGAAGGTGAAGGCACCTCATTAGAGTTTACACCCACATGGGTTGTCGCTGCCGTCTGTACAGTTATCGTCGGGATCTCTCTTGCTGTCGAACGTCTACTACATTACACCGGCAAG AAACTAAAGGAGTCAGGTCAAAAGCCTCTCTATGAAGCCTTGCAAAAGATCAAAGAAG AGTTGATGCTTTTGGGGTTTATTTCCCTTTTATTAACTGTTTCCCAATCAAGACTTGTCAAGATTTGTGTAAAGGAGAGTATAATGAAACACCTTCTTCCATGCTCGTTGAGTCATAAAAAAGAAGCCTCAAGTAATAAAGGTTACGAGGCAACGTCTCATATTCGCCATTTACTTGCGGAAGAAGCAACGACTTTGGGTTATTGTGCTTCAAAG AACAAAGTCCCGCTCCTATCTCTTGAGGCATTGCATCATCTCCACATATTTATTTTTGTCCTAGCTGTTGTGCACGTGGCATTTTCTGTCCTTACTGTTGTATTTGGAGTGGCTAAG ATACGGGAATGGAAGCATTGGGAAGAATCTATCACAAAAGATAACTTTGACCATTCAAAAG TTTTAAAGCATAAAGTCACACGCGTTAAAGATCATGACTTTATTAAGGACCGTTTCGTTGGCATGGGCAAACGTTCAGCCATTCGAGGCTGGCTG CGTTCTTTTTTCAAGCAATTCTATGGATCTGTCACCAAGTCAGATTATGTAGCATTGCGTTTGGGATTTATTATG ACCCATTGCAAGGCAAACCCGAAGTTCAATTTTCACAAATACATGATCCGAGCGCTAGAAGATGATTTTAAAAAAGTGGTTGGAATCAG TTGGTATCTTTGGCTATTTGTGGTCGTATTCTTGTTGATGAACGTTAACG GTTTGCATGTATACTTCTGGATATCTTTCATCCCTTTCTTT CTTCTACTTGCTGTGGGAACAAAGCTGGAACACATCATAATCCAGTTAGCTCAAGAGGTTGCTGAAAAACATGTAGCTATAGAAGGAGAATTAGTCGTGCATCCGTCAGATGATCATTTTTGGTTTCGACGCCCCAAAGTTGTGCTTTTTTTCATACATTTTATCCTCTTTCAAAATGCATTTGAGATCGCATTCATCTTCTGGATTTGG GTTCAATATGGTTTTGATTCATGCATAATGGGGAAAGTCGCTTACATTATTCCGCGGTTAATCATCGG GTTGTTTATACAGGTTTTGTGTAGTTATAGCACTCTACCACTTTATGCTCTTGTGACACAG ATGGGAACACATTTCAAGAAGTCAATATTTGATGAGCATATACAGGCCAAAGTTGTGGGTTGGGCTCTACACGCCAAGAAAAAGACGGCCCATAGCGGTGGGACCAACGACTCGGGCCAAGATGGCCCAGCTACCTCTAGCTCTGCTGCCACATCTGCTTTTAAGGGTATTCAACTAAGTCAAATTAATCAGAACCAACAGTCTTAA